The Oncorhynchus mykiss isolate Arlee chromosome 30, USDA_OmykA_1.1, whole genome shotgun sequence genome includes a window with the following:
- the LOC110521659 gene encoding DCN1-like protein 4 isoform X4, with amino-acid sequence MPPRKKRRPTTGDDLSAKKSRQDSVFRKHEAPQIREEETFSSKRCLEWFYEYAGCDDVVGPEGMEKFCEDIGVEPENVVMLVLAWKLDAQSMGYFTLQEWLKGMGSLQCDSTERLRNSLDYLRSVLNDTTNFKLIYRYAFDFAREKDQRSLDLNTAKCMLGLLLGKTWPLFPVFNQFLEQSKYKVINKDQWCNVLEFSRTINLDLSNYDEDGAWPVLLDEFVEWYKEREMS; translated from the exons ATGCCTCCAAGGAAAAAGAGGAGACCCACTACTGGAGATGATCTGTCAGCTAAGAAGAGTCGCCAGGACAG TGTTTTTAGAAAACATGAGGCACCACAAATCCGAGAGGAAGAGACCTTCTCCAGTAAAagatgtctggagtggttctatGAGTACGCAG GCTGTGATGATGTCGTGGGGCCAGAGGGAATGGAGAAGTTCTGTGAAGATATTGGAGTGGAACCAGAGAAT GTGGTGATGCTGGTTTTGGCCTGGAAGCTGGATGCCCAGAGTATGGGCTACTTCACCCTACAGGAGTGGTTGAAAGGCATGGGCTCCCTGCA GTGTGACTCCACAGAGAGGCTGAGGAACTCCCTGGACTACTTGAGGTCTGTCCTAAACGACACCACCAACTTTAAGCTCATTTACAGATACGCCTTCGATTTTGCTCGG GAAAAGGACCAGAGGAGTTTAGACCTGAACACAGCCAAATGCATGCTGGGGCTTCTCCTGGGGAAGACGTGGCCACTGTTTCCTGTATTCAATCAGTTTTTAGAG CAGTCCAAGTATAAGGTTATCAACAAAGACCAGTGGTGCAACGTTCTAGAGTTCAGCAGGACAATCAACCTAGACCTCAGTAACTATGATGAGGATGGAGCCT GGCCCGTTTTGTTGGATGAGTTTGTGGAATGGtacaaagaaagagagatgtcATAG
- the LOC110521659 gene encoding DCN1-like protein 4 isoform X3 has protein sequence MPPRKKRRPTTGDDLSAKKSRQDSVFRKHEAPQIREEETFSSKRCLEWFYEYAGETQGCDDVVGPEGMEKFCEDIGVEPENVVMLVLAWKLDAQSMGYFTLQEWLKGMGSLQCDSTERLRNSLDYLRSVLNDTTNFKLIYRYAFDFAREKDQRSLDLNTAKCMLGLLLGKTWPLFPVFNQFLEQSKYKVINKDQWCNVLEFSRTINLDLSNYDEDGAWPVLLDEFVEWYKEREMS, from the exons ATGCCTCCAAGGAAAAAGAGGAGACCCACTACTGGAGATGATCTGTCAGCTAAGAAGAGTCGCCAGGACAG TGTTTTTAGAAAACATGAGGCACCACAAATCCGAGAGGAAGAGACCTTCTCCAGTAAAagatgtctggagtggttctatGAGTACGCAGGTGAGACTCAAG GCTGTGATGATGTCGTGGGGCCAGAGGGAATGGAGAAGTTCTGTGAAGATATTGGAGTGGAACCAGAGAAT GTGGTGATGCTGGTTTTGGCCTGGAAGCTGGATGCCCAGAGTATGGGCTACTTCACCCTACAGGAGTGGTTGAAAGGCATGGGCTCCCTGCA GTGTGACTCCACAGAGAGGCTGAGGAACTCCCTGGACTACTTGAGGTCTGTCCTAAACGACACCACCAACTTTAAGCTCATTTACAGATACGCCTTCGATTTTGCTCGG GAAAAGGACCAGAGGAGTTTAGACCTGAACACAGCCAAATGCATGCTGGGGCTTCTCCTGGGGAAGACGTGGCCACTGTTTCCTGTATTCAATCAGTTTTTAGAG CAGTCCAAGTATAAGGTTATCAACAAAGACCAGTGGTGCAACGTTCTAGAGTTCAGCAGGACAATCAACCTAGACCTCAGTAACTATGATGAGGATGGAGCCT GGCCCGTTTTGTTGGATGAGTTTGTGGAATGGtacaaagaaagagagatgtcATAG
- the LOC110521659 gene encoding DCN1-like protein 4 isoform X1 yields the protein MHSDAANFQLNSHFSTLASIHKIYHTLHRLNLTEDVGQDGHSTACRSRAMPPRKKRRPTTGDDLSAKKSRQDSVFRKHEAPQIREEETFSSKRCLEWFYEYAGETQGCDDVVGPEGMEKFCEDIGVEPENVVMLVLAWKLDAQSMGYFTLQEWLKGMGSLQCDSTERLRNSLDYLRSVLNDTTNFKLIYRYAFDFAREKDQRSLDLNTAKCMLGLLLGKTWPLFPVFNQFLEQSKYKVINKDQWCNVLEFSRTINLDLSNYDEDGAWPVLLDEFVEWYKEREMS from the exons ATGCACTCTGATGCGGCAA ATTTTCAGCTGAACTCCCATTTTTCTACGCTGGCCAGCATCCACAAAATCTACCACACCCTGCACAGGCTG aacctgaCGGAGGACGTTGGACAGGACGGTCACTCCACAG CCTGCCGCTCCAGAGCCATGCCTCCAAGGAAAAAGAGGAGACCCACTACTGGAGATGATCTGTCAGCTAAGAAGAGTCGCCAGGACAG TGTTTTTAGAAAACATGAGGCACCACAAATCCGAGAGGAAGAGACCTTCTCCAGTAAAagatgtctggagtggttctatGAGTACGCAGGTGAGACTCAAG GCTGTGATGATGTCGTGGGGCCAGAGGGAATGGAGAAGTTCTGTGAAGATATTGGAGTGGAACCAGAGAAT GTGGTGATGCTGGTTTTGGCCTGGAAGCTGGATGCCCAGAGTATGGGCTACTTCACCCTACAGGAGTGGTTGAAAGGCATGGGCTCCCTGCA GTGTGACTCCACAGAGAGGCTGAGGAACTCCCTGGACTACTTGAGGTCTGTCCTAAACGACACCACCAACTTTAAGCTCATTTACAGATACGCCTTCGATTTTGCTCGG GAAAAGGACCAGAGGAGTTTAGACCTGAACACAGCCAAATGCATGCTGGGGCTTCTCCTGGGGAAGACGTGGCCACTGTTTCCTGTATTCAATCAGTTTTTAGAG CAGTCCAAGTATAAGGTTATCAACAAAGACCAGTGGTGCAACGTTCTAGAGTTCAGCAGGACAATCAACCTAGACCTCAGTAACTATGATGAGGATGGAGCCT GGCCCGTTTTGTTGGATGAGTTTGTGGAATGGtacaaagaaagagagatgtcATAG
- the LOC110521659 gene encoding DCN1-like protein 4 isoform X2, translated as MHSDAANFQLNSHFSTLASIHKIYHTLHRLNLTEDVGQDGHSTACRSRAMPPRKKRRPTTGDDLSAKKSRQDSVFRKHEAPQIREEETFSSKRCLEWFYEYAGCDDVVGPEGMEKFCEDIGVEPENVVMLVLAWKLDAQSMGYFTLQEWLKGMGSLQCDSTERLRNSLDYLRSVLNDTTNFKLIYRYAFDFAREKDQRSLDLNTAKCMLGLLLGKTWPLFPVFNQFLEQSKYKVINKDQWCNVLEFSRTINLDLSNYDEDGAWPVLLDEFVEWYKEREMS; from the exons ATGCACTCTGATGCGGCAA ATTTTCAGCTGAACTCCCATTTTTCTACGCTGGCCAGCATCCACAAAATCTACCACACCCTGCACAGGCTG aacctgaCGGAGGACGTTGGACAGGACGGTCACTCCACAG CCTGCCGCTCCAGAGCCATGCCTCCAAGGAAAAAGAGGAGACCCACTACTGGAGATGATCTGTCAGCTAAGAAGAGTCGCCAGGACAG TGTTTTTAGAAAACATGAGGCACCACAAATCCGAGAGGAAGAGACCTTCTCCAGTAAAagatgtctggagtggttctatGAGTACGCAG GCTGTGATGATGTCGTGGGGCCAGAGGGAATGGAGAAGTTCTGTGAAGATATTGGAGTGGAACCAGAGAAT GTGGTGATGCTGGTTTTGGCCTGGAAGCTGGATGCCCAGAGTATGGGCTACTTCACCCTACAGGAGTGGTTGAAAGGCATGGGCTCCCTGCA GTGTGACTCCACAGAGAGGCTGAGGAACTCCCTGGACTACTTGAGGTCTGTCCTAAACGACACCACCAACTTTAAGCTCATTTACAGATACGCCTTCGATTTTGCTCGG GAAAAGGACCAGAGGAGTTTAGACCTGAACACAGCCAAATGCATGCTGGGGCTTCTCCTGGGGAAGACGTGGCCACTGTTTCCTGTATTCAATCAGTTTTTAGAG CAGTCCAAGTATAAGGTTATCAACAAAGACCAGTGGTGCAACGTTCTAGAGTTCAGCAGGACAATCAACCTAGACCTCAGTAACTATGATGAGGATGGAGCCT GGCCCGTTTTGTTGGATGAGTTTGTGGAATGGtacaaagaaagagagatgtcATAG